From one Mytilus edulis chromosome 1, xbMytEdul2.2, whole genome shotgun sequence genomic stretch:
- the LOC139500048 gene encoding uncharacterized protein: MHTSGKTIGDMQLKVQDDLQCVEKWCHENSMFINSDKTKCMVIGTRQRLRLNQADPVLTIENNILQKSTIEKLLGVRIDSNLSWTGHINYLCSSISSRIFLLSKIKKFLNIDLRKLFYNGYILPLIDYCCIIWSGCAKNELVRIIKLQKRAARLILDADPLSSSAPLFKQLGWMTVENRISYHKSVLMHKCLKNEAPVYLTEKFKEMPEINQYCLRNASCKNLQVPKAKTELYKKSFIYSGSILWNNLPISLKKSTSSTSSFKKDLKNYLMEH, from the coding sequence ATGCATACATCAGGAAAGACTATTGGTGACATGCAATTAAAAGTACAAGATGATCTCCAATGTGTTGAAAAATGGTGTCATGAAAATAGCATGTTCATAAATTCAGATAAGACGAAATGTATGGTTATAGGTACAAGACAAAGGCTGCGTTTAAATCAAGCAGATCCAGTTCTAACTATTGAGAataatattcttcaaaaatcaacAATTGAAAAACTTTTAGGTGTTAGAATTGACTCTAATCTGTCCTGGACAGGACATATTAATTACTTATGTTCATCAATTTCATCAAGAATTTTTTTACTCTCTAAAATCaagaaatttctaaatattgatctaagaaaattattttataatggttATATTCTCCCACTGATAGACTATTGTTGTATTATTTGGAGTGGTTGTGCTAAAAATGAGCTAGTCAGGataataaaattgcaaaaaagggctGCAAGACTTATTTTAGATGCTGATCCACTTTCATCATCAGCTCCACTGTTTAAACAGCTTGGATGGATGACAGTAGAGAACAGAATCTCATACCACAAATCAGTTTTGATGCATAAATGCCTTAAGAATGAAGCCCCTGTATATCTCACTGAAAAGTTTAAAGAAATGCCAGAAATAAACCAATATTGTTTGAGAAATGCCTCTTGCAAAAATTTACAAGTTCCTAAAGCCAAAACAGAGCTTTATaagaaatcttttatatattcagGATCTATTTTATGGAATAACTTACCAATATCCCTGAAAAAATCAACCTCAAGTACAAgctcattcaaaaaagatttaaaaaattacttgATGGAACATTAA